In Gammaproteobacteria bacterium, the DNA window ATCTGCCACGACTATATTGTCAATGTGCAAAAGGCCATTCCAGCCCCGCTGAATTACCATGGATTCCCGAAATCGATCTGCACCAGCGTGAATCATGTTGTGTGCCATGGCATTCCTGGGCCCAAAAAGCTCAAGGATGGCGACATCATCAACATTGACGTGACCGTGATCAAGGACGGCTATCATGGCGACACAAGCAAAATGTTTTTTGTCGGAAAGCCCAAAGTATTGGCCGAGCGTCTGGTTCGGGTCACACAAGAATGTCTTTATCTGGCTATCGATATGGTCAAACCTGGTGTTCATTTAGGCGATATTGGGCATGCCATTGAAACTTATGCGAACAAACACAACTTCTCTGTGGTGCACGAATACTGTGGACACGGCATTGGCCGTGAATTTCACGAAGATCCTCAAGTACTGCATTACGGAAAGCCGGGCACCGGCGTCGCATTGGAAGCAGGCATGTGTCTGACCATTGAGCCCATGGTGAATGCGGGCCGACGGCATGTCAAACTGCTCAAAGATGGCTGGACGGTGGTTACACGAGATAGAAGTCTTAGCGCCCAATGGGAGCATACGCTCGCTGTGTTAGATGATGGTGTAGAGGTGCTCACCAAACGCAAGGAGGAACATTTTTGACGCGCCCAGCCGGCGCCAATTGGCGCTTGTCATTTGCTGATCTGCCGCAGCTCAGTCAAGCGGGACATTCGAGCCGGACGTTAAAAAATTACCTGCAAGTTGGGCGTGAGCGCATTGAGCGGGCCTTTCGTGATGGGGTTCCGATCGAACGACTGGTCGCTGCACGTGCCCGCTTGGTCGATCAGCTGTTGTACCATCTCTGGACACTGGAGATTGCGCCGCACAAACCACATTGGTCACTCATCGCCGTCGGCGGTTACGGACGTGGCGAGCTGCACCCTTATTCGGACATTGACCTTTTAATTCTGGTGGATAGCGCCGATGAGCAAACGAGCGAACTTATCTCGTCACTGATTACCAGCCTTTGGGATGCCGGACTGGAAATCAGTCACAGCGTCCGAACATTAGATGAGTGCGAGCAGCTTGCGGCAGAGGATATCACTGTCGCCACAAACCTCATGGAATCGCGACTGGTGGCTGGATCGCCGCTCCATTTCGACGAAATGCGCCATCGTGTTGGCCCTGATCGCATCTGGCCGGGAGAAACTTTTTTTCAGGCGAAGATTGAAGAACAAAAACAACGCCACAAAAAGTTTGCCGACAGTTCTAATGCACTTGAACCGAATATCAAACAATCACCAGGTGGATTGCGTGATCTTCACGTTATCGGCTGGGTACTCAAACGCCATTTTCGCGTTGACAACCTAGATTCTCTGGTTGCCCTTAATTTTTTAACGCCTGACGAACTGAAATCCCTAAAAAGTTGCCTTTATTTTCTCTGGCGTGTTCGTTTTGCATTGCATTTGGTCGCCGGGCGGCGAGAAGAGCGCCTTTTGTTCGATCTGCAACCAAAAGTAGCCGAGTGCCTTGGTTTTACGCCGCAAGATAACGCCCCAACAGCGCATATCGAACAATTTATGAAACGATACTATCGCACGGTATTACGCATTCGCGAGCTGAACGATATGCTGCTGCAGCTTTTCGCCGAGGCAATTCTCGGACATGGTCAGGCGGAACCCGAAGAAGAGATCGACGCAGATTTTGTGCGCAGGGGTAGCACCATCGCCATCCGTGACGTCAGCCAATTTTCCGCAAACCCTAGCTTGATGCTCAAGCTTTTCTCGCACATGGCCAATGATACTAGCCTACGGCACGTGGACGCCAAGACGTTACGGGGCTTACGTATGGCCTTGCCGAAAATCGATGAGCACTTTCGACAAAATCCGGACAACAAAGAGCTCTTTCTTTCGATCATCAGCAGTCATCACGGTGTCGGCCGAGCATTTTTCTATATGAAGCGCTACGGCCTTCTCAAACGCTACTTGCCGTTATTCGCCGACGTGACCGGGCAAATGCAGTTTGATCTTTTTCACATCTACACCGTGGATGAACACACTCTGTTTTTGCTCAAAAACTTGGCTCGTTTCGCCGACCCTCGTTACAACAATGAATTCCCATTGGCGAGCCAAATCATGCAAAACCTCAGGCGCCCCGAGATTTTGTATCTTGCAGGCCTTTTTCACGATATTGGCAAAGGGCGTGGGGGTGACCATGCCAAGATCGGTGCGATTGAAGCACGCGAATTTTGCATTGCCCATGGACTGCCAAACGAAGATGCTGATCTGGTGGGCTGGCTTGTCCGGCATCACCTGCTCATGTCATCCACTGCACAACGCAAGGACGTCACTGACCCGGAAGTCATCGCACAATTTGCCGCCCAAGTTCAACGTCGACACCGCCTTGAGTTGCTCTATGTGTTGACTGTGGCGGACATACGCGCAACCAACCCGAGTCTTTGGAACAGCTGGAAGGATGCATTGCTCAAAGAATTGTTTCAGAGAACAGTTGACTGGCTGGACCGCCCCGAAACCCGTCTTCATTCTCGTGCTGATTTTGAGCAGGCCACCATCAATGAAGTTCGACGACTGGTCGAGGTGCGCGGTGGTTCACTCGCCGCGCTGAACGACTGGCTAGCGCAAATGGGGCAAGGTTATGTGCAGAAATATTCGGCCGATCAAGTGGCTTGGCATTTTGATGCCCTCGCCGGCCAGTCTGAGCCATTGGTTCGTATTCGCCGCCATCCGAGCGACGGTGCCAGCGAAATCCTCGTTTACTGCGCCGATCGCAAAGGCCTTTTTGCCGATCTTGCCCAAACCCTGTTTGAAGAACAGTTGAGCATTGTCAGTGCCACCATCCATACGACAACAACAGGCAATGCCTTGGATACGTTCACCGTCTTGGAACTCAATGGACGCCCTATCGAAAGCAGCCGACGGCTGCAGCTCATTGCGCATCGGCTACGCCATATGCTGACCAACGCCGACGACATTCACTACAAGCAATGGATGATGCCGTCAAAGCTTAAGTTTTTTGCTTTTCCAACCAGAGTGCGTTTCATGGATGGCAATACTCGATGGGACGAACTTGAAGTGGCTGCGCTAGACCGTCCCGGGTTGCTGGCAGACGTGGCGCGCACCATGAGCGACCTCGGCGTCCGGATTCATGGCGCTCGAATTGCGACTTTTGGCGAACGAGCCGAAGATTTGTTTTTGGTCAGTCACAGCGACAATAGCCGGATCGATCAGCCAGAGATACGGAAAAAAATTGTTGATTCATTAAAAGAAGTTCTAGATAAGAGGATTGGTCAATGAATGCGCTTCGCACAACGATCGAGGAATGGTTTGAGAAACGGCAAGAAGTCT includes these proteins:
- the map gene encoding type I methionyl aminopeptidase, producing ICHDYIVNVQKAIPAPLNYHGFPKSICTSVNHVVCHGIPGPKKLKDGDIINIDVTVIKDGYHGDTSKMFFVGKPKVLAERLVRVTQECLYLAIDMVKPGVHLGDIGHAIETYANKHNFSVVHEYCGHGIGREFHEDPQVLHYGKPGTGVALEAGMCLTIEPMVNAGRRHVKLLKDGWTVVTRDRSLSAQWEHTLAVLDDGVEVLTKRKEEHF
- the glnD gene encoding [protein-PII] uridylyltransferase translates to MTRPAGANWRLSFADLPQLSQAGHSSRTLKNYLQVGRERIERAFRDGVPIERLVAARARLVDQLLYHLWTLEIAPHKPHWSLIAVGGYGRGELHPYSDIDLLILVDSADEQTSELISSLITSLWDAGLEISHSVRTLDECEQLAAEDITVATNLMESRLVAGSPLHFDEMRHRVGPDRIWPGETFFQAKIEEQKQRHKKFADSSNALEPNIKQSPGGLRDLHVIGWVLKRHFRVDNLDSLVALNFLTPDELKSLKSCLYFLWRVRFALHLVAGRREERLLFDLQPKVAECLGFTPQDNAPTAHIEQFMKRYYRTVLRIRELNDMLLQLFAEAILGHGQAEPEEEIDADFVRRGSTIAIRDVSQFSANPSLMLKLFSHMANDTSLRHVDAKTLRGLRMALPKIDEHFRQNPDNKELFLSIISSHHGVGRAFFYMKRYGLLKRYLPLFADVTGQMQFDLFHIYTVDEHTLFLLKNLARFADPRYNNEFPLASQIMQNLRRPEILYLAGLFHDIGKGRGGDHAKIGAIEAREFCIAHGLPNEDADLVGWLVRHHLLMSSTAQRKDVTDPEVIAQFAAQVQRRHRLELLYVLTVADIRATNPSLWNSWKDALLKELFQRTVDWLDRPETRLHSRADFEQATINEVRRLVEVRGGSLAALNDWLAQMGQGYVQKYSADQVAWHFDALAGQSEPLVRIRRHPSDGASEILVYCADRKGLFADLAQTLFEEQLSIVSATIHTTTTGNALDTFTVLELNGRPIESSRRLQLIAHRLRHMLTNADDIHYKQWMMPSKLKFFAFPTRVRFMDGNTRWDELEVAALDRPGLLADVARTMSDLGVRIHGARIATFGERAEDLFLVSHSDNSRIDQPEIRKKIVDSLKEVLDKRIGQ